Proteins from one Porites lutea chromosome 3, jaPorLute2.1, whole genome shotgun sequence genomic window:
- the LOC140931386 gene encoding uncharacterized protein — protein MASAFPPSAKRARTAAEAPSVRKQGKEVSIPWEEICPTFISEWLDTFSKANNTTRDILLASVLPTVACLIGPSTVKVDCRIRAETVNLYMICLCDPGAGKSPAFQHGCAQPIRLHVEAKEDNPLFVDEFTEAGLFRQLKSTPGHKAIIGKEEASQFFDQLLGASREKSRIDMERMIQLYDGSTWVYTRGDKSARQVIDSPGVSVSGYSQPNRFFPIYVKLKERQDGAVDRILMYQPLPHRLAARETRDFITKLNNSEVKDLRAIYSVIYEFSHSENGPATYSLDRPGNARYEEFIDGISASLNSQWARNICPEDVSKDDRHVLRLAAVLHVLYDQLTKFLQGQEKSPPSQVINSTTIQRSITLCKYFTAQRRILDQLVSSDSETAPADNYERQRRILLCKGPFVSTRLAQRNFSGNARPSAAVLSDTMQILATDGFGTVKTIERSIVFFKKLPADLSDDVLAMYEVPRERYLLAFNERADKSIINKDLFNRFLTQSPHEDRLKNEHGITPEDD, from the exons ATGGCTTCAGCGTTTCCGCCATCAGCCAAACGGGCCCGAACAGCAGCTGAAGCCCCTTCAGTCAGGAAACAAGGCAAAGAAGTCAGCATTCCATGGGAGGAAATCTGTCCAACCTTCATAAGTGAATGGTTGGATACATTTAGTAAGGCCAACAACACTACAAGAGACATCCTGCTAGCAAGTGTCTTGCCAACTGTGGCATGCTTGATAGGGCCCTCAACCGTCAAGGTTGACTGTAGAATACGTGCAGAAACTGTAAACCTGTACATGATCTGCTTGTGTGACCCGGGGGCGGGAAAGTCCCCTGCCTTTCAACACGGCTGTGCACAGCCGATAAGGTTGCATGTGGAGGCAAAAGAGGATAACCCTTTATTTGTCGATGAATTTACAGAAGCTGGGCTATTCCGGCAGCTTAAGTCAACACCTGGCCATAAAGCCATCATTGGCAAGGAGGAAGCATCCCAGTTTTTTGATCAGCTGCTGGGTGCTTCCAGGGAAAAGAGCCGCATAGACATGGAGCGCATGATCCAGTTATATGACGGGAGTACATGGGTCTATACACGGGGAGACAAGTCAGCACGTCAAGTCATTGACAGTCCAGGGGTATCAGTGAGTGGCTACAGCCAACCCAACCGCTTCTTTCCAATTTATGTGAAACTAAAGGAAAGGCAGGATGGTGCAGTGGACAGGATTCTTATGTACCAGCCTTTGCCACATCGTCTGGCAGCACGTGAAACGAGAGATTTCATAACCAAACTGAATAATTCTGAAGTGAAAGATCTCAG GGCCATCTATTCTGTCATATACGAGTTTTCTCATTCTGAAAATGGCCCTGCAACATACTCCCTAGACAGACCGGGCAACGCAAGGTATGAGGAATTCATAGATGGCATCTCTGCCTCCCTGAACAGCCAGTGGGCAAGAAACATCTGCCCAGAAGATGTCTCCAAAGATGATAGACATGTACTACGACTGGCAGCAGTTCTACATGTTTTATATGACCAACTAACAAAATTCCTTCAAGGACAAGAAAAATCCCCACCATCACAAGTTATTAACAGCACAACAATTCAGAGGAGCATTACACTGTGCAAATACTTCACAGCACAGAGAAGAATCCTTGACCAG CTTGTCTCCTCTGATTCAGAGACCGCCCCAGCTGACAACTACGAAAGGCAAAGGCGCATCCTCCTATGTAAAGGGCCTTTTGTATCAACACGTCTGGCCCAGCGCAATTTTAGTGGGAATGCAAGGCCATCTGCTGCCGTTTTAAGTGACACCATGCAAATTTTGGCAACAGACGGCTTTGGCACAGTCAAAACCATTGAAAGGAGCATCGTCTTCTTCAAGAAGCTTCCGGCGGATCTCAGCGATGATGTCTTGGCCATGTATGAGGTGCCTCGGGAAAGGTACCTCCTCGCCTTTAATGAGCGAGCAGACAAGTCCATCATCAATAAGGATTTATTCAACAGATTTCTCACCCAATCACCACATGAAGACCGCTTAAAGAACGAGCACGGTATCACACCAGAGGACGACTAG
- the LOC140931387 gene encoding melatonin receptor type 1A-like, whose translation MITTDINTNSSEDTMDDGSYIQYLPIEAAFQAMSLMIIMLVAIAANTMNIIVVYRNSNMQTPRYMFIMSLAVGDLGVTLLSMPFSLVTCISRRWIMSDSLCQLHGFLGSFFFCVSIFTLTIMSIEQYYSLVKPLSRTITIRRAWYMIAAAWILSTLLSMGPEVGWGHFAYNSSTLSCGVAFPRSTLEKMYLLFLVLIAFVITLLIMAYAYIRILLTVRKHTDRIARYTKGGLEVMRLQRRITYTLLLVLLVFILCWLPFVFLIVLATRNTSVKELPYGLGVAAYWCGFFNSSVNPIIFVIRNDRFREGYREILSEIWYGLQCKRPPKIRTPQIKNTWYLNKHSGKEGETPKVMLRAFPSLSPVLDVELMSDHGDQDENGIEELITR comes from the coding sequence ATGATTACAACAGACATAAACACGAATTCAAGCGAGGACACGATGGATGATGGATCGTACATTCAATATCTTCCTATTGAAGCAGCATTTCAAGCCATGTCTTTAATGATTATTATGCTCGTGGCCATAGCCGCAAATACAATGAATATTATTGTGGTGTACAGAAATTCCAACATGCAGACGCCTCGTTATATGTTTATAATGAGTTTGGCTGTCGGCGATTTAGGAGTGACACTTCTTTCAATGCCTTTCTCTCTTGTGACATGTATATCTCGACGATGGATCATGAGCGACTCATTATGTCAACTCCATGGTTTCCTCGGCTcgttttttttctgtgtgtcGATATTTACGCTTACAATAATGAGTATTGAGCAGTATTATTCTCTTGTCAAGCCTCTATCACGTACAATAACAATTCGTCGGGCGTGGTATATGATTGCCGCTGCATGGATCTTGTCTACCCTTCTGTCAATGGGGCCTGAGGTGGGCTGGGGTCATTTCGCGTACAACTCTAGCACGCTATCTTGCGGGGTGGCCTTTCCGCGATCGACTTTAGAGAAGATGTATCTCTTATTTCTTGTCTTGATAGCATTTGTAATCACGTTGCTAATTATGGCCTATGCTTATATCAGGATTTTATTGACAGTTCGGAAACACACAGACAGAATTGCAAGGTACACCAAAGGAGGGTTGGAGGTGATGAGGCTACAAAGACGAATAACCTACACGTTGCTACTTGTACTGCTCGTGTTTATCTTATGTTGGCTTCCATTTGTTTTCTTGATTGTTCTAGCCACACGAAACACAAGTGTCAAGGAATTGCCATACGGTCTCGGTGTTGCTGCCTACTGGTGTGGCTTTTTTAATTCTTCAGTGAACCCGATTATCTTTGTTATCAGAAACGATCGCTTCCGGGAAGGTTACCGTGAGATTCTCAGCGAGATCTGGTACGGACTGCAATGCAAACGACCGCCGAAAATACGAACACCGCAAATAAAAAACACGTGGTATTTGAACAAACATTCAGGGAAAGAGGGAGAAACTCCAAAGGTCATGTTAAGagcttttccttctctttcccCAGTACTAGATGTAGAATTAATGTCCGATCATGGTGATCAAGACGAAAACGGAATTGAAGAACTTATTACAAGATAA